A single region of the Nocardioides ochotonae genome encodes:
- a CDS encoding VOC family protein, translated as MSTPHSASPPTTVVISPCLWFDDDLEAAMDFYTPIFPTSSVGDVLRRPDGGVLAADFTLGGVMFRGINGGPQFRFSEAVSFQIDCADQAEVDHYWDRLTDGGEESMCGWLKDRFGVSWQVTPRRLYELLRDPDPARAHAAQQAMLQMRRIVVADLEAAADAAAPA; from the coding sequence ATGTCCACTCCGCACTCCGCCTCGCCCCCGACGACCGTCGTGATCAGCCCGTGCCTGTGGTTCGACGACGATCTCGAGGCGGCGATGGACTTCTACACCCCGATCTTCCCGACCTCCTCGGTCGGCGACGTGCTGCGTCGTCCCGACGGCGGCGTCCTGGCCGCCGACTTCACCCTCGGTGGGGTGATGTTCCGCGGCATCAACGGCGGCCCGCAGTTCCGCTTCAGCGAGGCGGTCTCCTTCCAGATCGACTGCGCCGACCAGGCGGAGGTCGACCACTACTGGGACCGGCTCACCGACGGCGGCGAGGAGTCGATGTGCGGCTGGCTCAAGGACCGCTTCGGCGTCTCCTGGCAGGTGACCCCCCGCCGCCTCTATGAGCTGCTGCGCGACCCGGACCCGGCCCGCGCGCACGCGGCCCAGCAGGCGATGCTCCAGATGCGTCGGATCGTGGTGGCCGACCTGGAGGCCGCCGCGGACGCCGCGGCCCCCGCGTGA
- a CDS encoding glutamine synthetase family protein, with protein sequence MGKQEDFVLRALEERDVRFVRLWFTDVLGFLKSVAVAPAELEGAFSEGIGFDGSAIEGFARVHEADMLAKPDPTTFQILPWRGDSPSTARMFCDIEMPDGSPSYADPRHVLKRTLGKAADKGFTFYTHPEIEFYLFKDTPVPGAEPEPVDRSGYFDHTAQSMGADFRREAIHMLESMGISVEFSHHEAGPGQQEIDLRYADALSTADNIMTFRTVIREVALNQGIWASFMPKPFTTHPGSGMHTHVSLFEGDQNAFYEAGAEYQLSQTGRQFIAGVLRHASEISVVTNQWVNSYKRMMTGGEAPSYICWGHNNRSAMIRVPMYKPEKGQSTRIELRTIDAACNPYLAFAVTLAAGMKGIEGGYELPREAEDDVWALSERERKALGIQPLPRSLSEAISVAEDSELLAETLGEHVFDYFLRNKRAEWDEYRGQVSAFERDQMLPVL encoded by the coding sequence ATGGGCAAGCAGGAAGACTTCGTTCTCCGCGCTCTTGAGGAGCGAGACGTCCGGTTCGTCCGGCTGTGGTTCACCGACGTGCTCGGGTTCCTCAAGTCGGTCGCGGTCGCTCCGGCGGAGCTGGAGGGCGCCTTCTCCGAGGGCATCGGCTTCGACGGCTCCGCGATCGAGGGCTTCGCCCGGGTGCACGAGGCCGACATGCTGGCCAAGCCGGACCCCACGACGTTCCAGATCCTGCCGTGGCGAGGCGACTCGCCCAGCACCGCGCGGATGTTCTGCGACATCGAGATGCCCGACGGCTCCCCGTCGTACGCCGACCCGCGCCACGTGCTCAAGCGCACCCTGGGCAAGGCGGCCGACAAGGGCTTCACCTTCTACACCCACCCCGAGATCGAGTTCTACCTCTTCAAGGACACCCCGGTGCCGGGCGCCGAGCCCGAGCCGGTCGACCGCAGCGGCTACTTCGACCACACCGCGCAGTCGATGGGTGCGGACTTCCGCCGCGAGGCGATCCACATGCTGGAGTCGATGGGCATCTCGGTGGAGTTCAGCCACCACGAGGCCGGCCCCGGCCAGCAGGAGATCGACCTGCGCTACGCCGACGCGCTCAGCACCGCCGACAACATCATGACCTTCCGCACCGTCATCCGTGAGGTGGCGCTCAACCAGGGCATCTGGGCCTCGTTCATGCCCAAGCCCTTCACCACCCACCCCGGCTCGGGCATGCACACCCACGTCTCGCTCTTCGAGGGCGACCAGAACGCCTTCTACGAGGCGGGCGCGGAGTACCAGCTCTCCCAGACCGGGCGCCAGTTCATCGCCGGCGTGCTGCGCCACGCCAGCGAGATCAGCGTGGTCACCAACCAGTGGGTCAACAGCTACAAGCGGATGATGACCGGCGGCGAGGCCCCCTCCTACATCTGCTGGGGCCACAACAACCGCTCGGCGATGATCCGGGTGCCGATGTACAAGCCCGAGAAGGGCCAGTCGACCCGCATCGAGCTGCGCACCATCGACGCCGCGTGCAACCCCTACCTCGCCTTCGCGGTCACCCTGGCCGCCGGCATGAAGGGGATCGAGGGCGGCTACGAGCTGCCCCGCGAGGCCGAGGACGACGTCTGGGCGCTCAGCGAGCGCGAGCGCAAGGCGCTCGGGATCCAGCCGCTGCCGCGCAGCCTGTCCGAGGCGATCAGCGTGGCCGAGGACTCCGAGCTGCTCGCCGAGACCCTCGGTGAGCACGTCTTCGACTACTTCCTGCGCAACAAGCGCGCGGAGTGGGACGAGTACCGCGGCCAGGTCTCCGCCTTCGAGCGCGACCAGATGCTGCCGGTCCTCTGA
- a CDS encoding PQQ-dependent sugar dehydrogenase: MRRSSLVSVPAALLLGLGLLAPASAGAAADLTNADPAPAPAAREAPALRVRTVVGGLDIPWDVQPIGRGRLLVTERNAARLWVVADGAKRRVRFPSAQVWRSGETGLMSLEVDPDFADNRRFYTCQGDRPAGGSPEVDVVAWRLGPGARRATRVRTLLSGMPATADGRHGGCRLLVLRDGSLLVGTGDGTVGTNPRNRASYGGKTLRLLRTGAPWPGNPFVKAKRKAKRYVFTYGHRNVQGLAQRSDGTLWSVEHGSYRNDEVNRLIKGGDYGWNPVPGYNQSVPMTDQSLPGRQRAARWRSGPSTIATSGAAFVPARGWGAYAGDLAVAALAGQRVVFLRFDRNGKLVRTRTPQELRRYGRLRSVTVAPGGSLLITTSNGGNDQVLRVSPRR; the protein is encoded by the coding sequence ATGCGCCGGTCCTCGCTCGTCTCGGTCCCTGCCGCGCTCCTGCTCGGCCTGGGTCTGCTCGCGCCGGCCTCGGCCGGCGCCGCAGCCGATCTCACCAACGCCGACCCCGCCCCGGCCCCGGCCGCCCGCGAGGCCCCGGCCCTACGGGTGCGCACCGTCGTCGGCGGCCTGGACATCCCCTGGGACGTCCAGCCGATCGGGCGCGGTCGGCTGCTGGTCACCGAGCGCAACGCCGCCCGGCTCTGGGTCGTCGCCGACGGCGCCAAGCGGCGGGTCCGGTTCCCCAGCGCCCAGGTGTGGCGCTCCGGCGAGACCGGCCTGATGTCGCTGGAGGTCGACCCGGACTTCGCCGACAACCGCCGCTTCTACACCTGTCAGGGCGACCGGCCCGCGGGCGGGAGCCCCGAGGTCGACGTGGTCGCCTGGCGCCTGGGCCCCGGCGCCCGCCGCGCGACCCGGGTGCGCACGCTGCTGTCCGGAATGCCGGCCACCGCGGACGGGCGTCACGGTGGCTGCCGGCTGCTGGTGCTGCGCGACGGCTCGCTGCTCGTCGGCACCGGGGACGGCACCGTGGGGACCAACCCCCGCAACCGCGCGTCGTACGGCGGCAAGACGCTGCGCCTGCTGCGCACCGGCGCCCCGTGGCCCGGCAACCCGTTCGTGAAGGCGAAGCGGAAGGCCAAGCGCTACGTGTTCACCTACGGCCACCGCAACGTGCAGGGCCTGGCCCAGCGCAGCGACGGGACCCTGTGGTCGGTCGAGCACGGCAGCTACCGCAACGACGAGGTGAACCGGCTCATCAAGGGCGGGGACTACGGGTGGAACCCGGTGCCCGGCTACAACCAGTCGGTGCCGATGACCGACCAGTCGCTGCCCGGTCGCCAGCGGGCCGCCCGCTGGCGCTCGGGCCCCTCGACGATCGCGACCAGCGGCGCCGCGTTCGTGCCGGCCCGCGGCTGGGGCGCCTACGCCGGCGACCTCGCCGTCGCCGCACTGGCCGGCCAGCGCGTGGTGTTCCTGCGCTTCGACCGCAACGGCAAGCTGGTGCGCACCCGCACCCCTCAGGAGCTGCGTCGCTACGGCCGGCTGCGCTCGGTCACCGTCGCGCCCGGCGGCTCTCTGCTGATCACCACCTCCAACGGCGGTAACGACCAGGTGCTGCGGGTCTCCCCGCGGCGCTGA
- a CDS encoding response regulator transcription factor yields the protein MTHNPQRPLRLAIVDDYAVVVAGVAAFLADERIDVVETGASTPVVSDVDVVLYDTFAQVQGTGIDLEDFVRDSDAYVVVYSWNLDHKLIKEAIAAGARGYLSKVLTGPQIVAALERVVRGEIVILPGDEESSADGDGDWPGRAAGLSPREAEVIALITQGLSNQEIATRVFLSINTVKTYIRTAYQKIGVTRRSQAVLWGMQNGFQPDTLRTVDSELVLRTSRRFRGPER from the coding sequence GTGACTCACAACCCACAGCGCCCGTTACGCCTCGCGATCGTCGACGACTACGCGGTGGTGGTGGCGGGGGTCGCGGCGTTTCTGGCTGATGAGCGGATCGACGTGGTCGAGACCGGCGCGTCGACGCCGGTTGTCTCGGACGTCGACGTTGTTCTGTACGACACGTTCGCCCAGGTGCAGGGCACCGGAATCGACCTCGAGGACTTCGTTCGCGACAGCGACGCCTATGTGGTCGTCTACAGCTGGAACCTCGATCACAAGCTGATCAAGGAGGCGATCGCAGCGGGCGCGCGAGGCTACCTGTCCAAGGTGCTGACCGGGCCGCAGATCGTGGCAGCCCTGGAGCGGGTCGTCCGCGGCGAGATCGTCATCCTCCCCGGCGACGAGGAGTCGAGCGCCGACGGCGACGGCGACTGGCCCGGACGCGCGGCCGGGCTGTCACCGCGCGAAGCGGAGGTCATCGCGCTGATCACTCAGGGGCTGAGCAATCAAGAGATCGCCACGAGGGTGTTCCTGAGCATCAACACGGTGAAGACCTACATCCGTACGGCGTACCAGAAGATCGGGGTCACCCGGCGTTCGCAGGCGGTTCTGTGGGGCATGCAGAATGGGTTCCAGCCCGATACGTTGCGTACCGTCGACTCCGAGCTCGTGCTGCGCACCAGTCGCCGCTTCCGGGGACCTGAGCGCTAG
- a CDS encoding ATP-binding protein, whose product MALSPTGVEVRDDGAGPPAASPAGLTVSDGTGLAGLRERAAAVGATVRVRALEPGFCLQVARP is encoded by the coding sequence GTGGCCCTCTCCCCCACCGGCGTGGAGGTGCGCGACGACGGGGCCGGGCCTCCGGCCGCGTCCCCGGCCGGGCTCACCGTGTCCGACGGCACCGGCCTCGCCGGGCTGCGCGAGCGGGCGGCCGCCGTCGGCGCCACCGTGCGGGTCCGCGCCCTGGAGCCGGGGTTCTGCCTGCAGGTGGCCCGACCGTGA
- a CDS encoding rhodanese-like domain-containing protein, producing MSLRHYLHRPPAISAADAVRLVAEGALVVDVRRDFEWRRAHIPGAVHLPLDELPQRCLELPEDRLLITFCTGGIRSAGAANLLVENGFEAVNMSRGLIDWRAAGGPLSTGS from the coding sequence ATGAGCCTGCGCCACTACCTGCACCGGCCGCCGGCGATCTCCGCTGCCGACGCGGTCCGCCTGGTCGCCGAGGGGGCGCTCGTCGTCGACGTACGCCGCGACTTCGAGTGGCGCCGCGCGCACATTCCTGGTGCCGTGCACCTTCCCCTCGACGAGCTGCCGCAGCGCTGCCTGGAGCTGCCCGAGGACCGGCTGCTGATCACGTTCTGCACCGGCGGGATCCGCTCGGCCGGGGCCGCGAACCTGCTGGTCGAGAACGGCTTCGAGGCGGTGAACATGAGCCGCGGGCTGATCGACTGGCGCGCCGCGGGCGGCCCGCTCAGCACCGGGTCCTGA
- a CDS encoding VOC family protein, which translates to MPDVPHLLHTVLDTTDVRGLAEFYRELLGLRYRAGDQPSTDGAPDDADWLVLVDEHDVRRLAFQQVPTLEPTTWPSHDVPMQLHLDLTVPDLDALARHSARAEMLGARLLLDRTDDPEEPLVVLADPSGHPFCLFVA; encoded by the coding sequence ATGCCGGACGTCCCGCACCTGCTGCACACCGTGCTCGACACCACCGACGTGCGCGGCCTGGCGGAGTTCTACCGCGAGCTGCTCGGCCTGCGCTACCGCGCCGGGGACCAGCCGTCGACCGACGGCGCCCCCGACGACGCGGACTGGCTGGTGCTGGTCGACGAGCACGACGTACGCCGGCTCGCCTTCCAGCAGGTGCCGACCCTGGAGCCGACGACCTGGCCGAGCCACGACGTACCCATGCAGCTGCACCTTGACCTCACGGTGCCGGATCTCGACGCCCTCGCGCGTCACTCGGCGCGGGCGGAGATGCTGGGCGCGCGGCTGCTGCTGGACCGCACCGACGACCCCGAGGAGCCGCTGGTCGTGCTGGCCGACCCGTCCGGGCACCCGTTCTGCCTGTTCGTGGCCTGA
- the map gene encoding type I methionyl aminopeptidase, with product MTPVAPATVSPRRPVPAHIPRPEYVDQPAPAAYTGSEVKDAETIERMRRAGRLAAQARELVGSHVRPGITTDELDRIGHEFLCDHGAYPSTLGYRGFPKSLCSSVNEVVCHGIPDSRVIEDGDIVNIDITAFLDGVHGDTNATFLAGEVDEESRLLVERTREALRRGINAVRPGRRIDVIGRVIESYAKRFGYGVVREFTGHGIGTAFHSGLIVPHYDESEYDDLIEVGMTFTIEPMLNLGTHEWEMWDDGWTVVTRDRRRSAQFEHTLLVTPEGAEVLTEV from the coding sequence GTGACTCCTGTGGCTCCTGCGACCGTCTCCCCCCGCCGACCCGTCCCCGCCCACATCCCGCGGCCCGAGTACGTCGACCAGCCCGCCCCCGCGGCGTACACCGGCAGCGAGGTCAAGGACGCCGAGACCATCGAGCGGATGCGCCGGGCGGGGCGCCTGGCCGCGCAGGCCCGTGAGCTGGTCGGCTCGCACGTGCGGCCCGGGATCACCACCGACGAGCTGGACCGGATCGGCCACGAGTTCCTCTGCGACCACGGCGCCTACCCCTCCACGCTGGGCTACCGCGGGTTCCCCAAGTCGCTGTGCTCCAGCGTCAACGAGGTGGTGTGCCACGGCATCCCGGACAGCCGGGTGATCGAGGACGGCGACATCGTCAACATCGACATCACCGCGTTCCTCGACGGCGTGCACGGCGACACCAACGCGACCTTCCTCGCCGGCGAGGTCGACGAGGAGAGCCGGCTGCTCGTCGAGCGCACCCGCGAGGCGCTGCGCCGGGGCATCAACGCGGTGCGCCCGGGCCGGCGGATCGACGTGATCGGCCGGGTCATCGAGTCCTACGCCAAGCGCTTCGGCTACGGCGTGGTCCGCGAGTTCACCGGCCACGGCATCGGCACCGCGTTCCACTCCGGCCTGATCGTCCCGCACTACGACGAGTCCGAGTACGACGACCTGATCGAGGTCGGCATGACCTTCACCATCGAGCCGATGCTCAACCTCGGCACCCACGAGTGGGAGATGTGGGACGACGGCTGGACGGTCGTCACCCGCGACCGCCGCCGCAGCGCCCAGTTCGAGCACACCCTCCTCGTCACCCCCGAGGGCGCCGAGGTGCTCACGGAGGTGTGA
- a CDS encoding class I SAM-dependent methyltransferase has translation MSFEVSAQAYDRFMGRYSEPLADLFAQASGAEPGHRALDVGCGPGALTARLVERLGAAHVAAVDPVPAFVDATAARCPGSLVRRGDVSLLPFDDAAYDLVLGQLVVQFMPDPVAGLREMARVAGPGGTIGACVWDHAGDSGPVSAFWGAVRALEPDVHGEAGLPGTAKDDLPRLAEAAGLRVTSAERLTVRVRHESFEDWWEPYTLGVGPAGAHVASCRGDTAERLREECRRRLPDEPFDVHATAWSILARA, from the coding sequence GTGTCCTTCGAGGTGTCCGCGCAGGCGTACGACCGTTTCATGGGTCGCTACTCCGAGCCGCTCGCCGACCTGTTCGCCCAGGCCAGCGGCGCCGAGCCGGGTCACCGGGCGCTCGACGTCGGCTGCGGTCCCGGCGCCCTGACCGCGCGGCTGGTGGAGCGCCTCGGCGCCGCCCATGTGGCCGCGGTCGACCCGGTGCCGGCCTTCGTCGATGCCACCGCCGCACGCTGTCCCGGGTCGCTCGTACGACGCGGCGACGTCAGCCTGCTGCCCTTCGACGACGCGGCGTACGACCTGGTGCTGGGACAGCTGGTGGTGCAGTTCATGCCCGACCCGGTGGCCGGGCTCCGGGAGATGGCGCGGGTCGCGGGCCCGGGCGGCACGATCGGCGCCTGCGTGTGGGACCACGCCGGGGACAGCGGCCCGGTGTCGGCGTTCTGGGGCGCGGTCCGGGCCCTGGAGCCCGACGTGCACGGCGAGGCCGGCCTGCCCGGCACCGCCAAGGATGACCTGCCGCGCCTGGCCGAGGCCGCCGGGCTTCGGGTCACCTCCGCCGAGCGGCTCACCGTGCGGGTGCGCCACGAGTCCTTCGAGGACTGGTGGGAGCCCTACACGCTCGGTGTCGGTCCGGCCGGCGCGCACGTCGCGAGCTGCCGCGGTGACACCGCGGAGCGGCTGCGCGAGGAGTGCCGGCGCCGGTTGCCCGACGAGCCGTTCGACGTGCACGCGACCGCCTGGTCGATCCTCGCGCGGGCCTGA
- a CDS encoding NAD(+) synthase encodes MDFYSAYAHGFARVAAVTMPVRVADPATNLASVLEQARACHDEGVAVAVFPELCLSGYALDDLFLQDPLLDAVRASIEVLVSASVDLTPVLVVGAPLVHGNRVLNAAVVVHRGRVLGVAPKSYLPTYREFYERRWFAPGDDVTGTVVLAGQEAPIGPDLIFDAVDVPGLVLHAEVCEDMWVPVPPSAEAALAGATVLANLSGSPITVGRAEDRRLMVRSASSRCLAAYVYAAAGQGESSTDLSWDGQTMVYEHGELLGESERFPDGPRRTVVDLDLDRIRLERLRTGTFDDNRRAVAARSAGRGFRRVEFRLDPPSGDLGLRRSVDRFPFVPDDPERLAQDCYEAYNIQVSGLEQRLRAIGDPKIVIGVSGGLDSTHALIVAANAMDRLGRPRSDILAFTLPGFATSEATRTNAVRLMESLGTTYETIDITAAARQMLSDMGHPFARGEEVYDVTFENVQAGLRTDYLFRLANQRGGIVLGTGDLSELALGWCTYGVGDQMSHYNVNAGVPKTLIQHLIRWVIGHDQFDADTVEVLQEILEQEISPELVPSREDERPQSTEDVVGPYALQDFTLFHVLRYGMRPSRIAFLAWHAWHDAAAGQWPPGFPADKRVAYDLDEVRHWLEVFVRRFFASQFKRSALPNGPKVSAGGTMSPRGDWRMPSDASPAAWLADLESVPPS; translated from the coding sequence GTGGACTTCTACTCCGCCTACGCCCACGGCTTCGCACGCGTCGCCGCCGTCACCATGCCGGTGCGGGTCGCCGACCCGGCGACCAACCTCGCGAGCGTGCTCGAGCAGGCCCGGGCCTGCCACGACGAGGGCGTGGCGGTGGCGGTCTTCCCCGAGCTGTGCCTGTCCGGCTACGCCCTCGACGACCTGTTCCTCCAGGACCCGTTGCTCGACGCCGTGCGGGCGTCGATCGAGGTGCTGGTCAGCGCCTCGGTCGACCTGACCCCGGTGCTGGTCGTCGGCGCGCCGCTGGTCCACGGCAACCGGGTGCTCAACGCCGCGGTCGTGGTGCACCGCGGCCGGGTCCTGGGCGTGGCGCCGAAGTCCTACCTGCCGACGTACCGCGAGTTCTACGAGCGGCGCTGGTTCGCGCCCGGCGACGACGTCACCGGCACCGTGGTGCTGGCCGGTCAGGAGGCCCCGATCGGCCCGGACCTGATCTTCGACGCCGTCGACGTGCCCGGCCTGGTGCTGCACGCCGAGGTCTGCGAGGACATGTGGGTGCCGGTCCCGCCCAGCGCGGAGGCCGCCCTCGCCGGGGCCACCGTGCTCGCCAACCTCTCCGGGAGCCCGATCACCGTCGGGCGCGCGGAGGATCGCCGGCTGATGGTCCGCTCGGCGTCCTCGCGCTGCCTCGCGGCCTACGTGTACGCCGCGGCGGGTCAGGGCGAGTCCAGCACCGACCTGTCCTGGGACGGTCAGACGATGGTCTACGAGCACGGCGAGCTGCTGGGGGAGAGCGAGCGGTTCCCCGACGGCCCGCGCCGTACCGTGGTCGACCTCGACCTGGACCGGATCCGCCTGGAGCGGCTGCGCACCGGCACCTTCGACGACAACCGCCGGGCCGTGGCGGCCCGCTCCGCGGGCCGGGGGTTCCGCCGCGTCGAGTTCCGCCTCGACCCGCCCTCCGGCGACCTGGGGCTGCGGCGCAGCGTGGACCGCTTCCCGTTCGTGCCCGACGACCCCGAGCGGCTCGCGCAGGACTGCTACGAGGCCTACAACATCCAGGTCTCCGGGCTCGAGCAGCGGCTGCGCGCCATCGGCGACCCCAAGATCGTCATCGGCGTCTCCGGCGGGCTGGACTCCACCCACGCGCTGATCGTCGCGGCCAACGCGATGGACCGGCTGGGCCGCCCGCGCAGCGACATCCTCGCCTTCACGCTGCCCGGGTTCGCGACCAGCGAGGCGACCCGCACCAACGCCGTACGCCTGATGGAGTCGCTCGGCACCACCTACGAGACGATCGACATCACCGCGGCCGCGCGCCAGATGCTCAGCGACATGGGGCACCCGTTCGCCCGCGGCGAGGAGGTCTACGACGTCACCTTCGAGAACGTCCAGGCCGGGCTTCGCACCGACTACCTGTTCCGCCTGGCCAACCAGCGCGGCGGCATCGTGCTCGGCACCGGTGACCTCTCCGAGCTCGCCCTGGGCTGGTGCACCTACGGCGTGGGCGACCAGATGTCGCACTACAACGTCAACGCCGGGGTGCCGAAGACCCTGATCCAGCACCTGATCCGCTGGGTGATCGGCCACGACCAGTTCGACGCCGACACCGTCGAGGTGCTCCAGGAGATCCTCGAGCAGGAGATCTCCCCGGAGCTGGTGCCCAGCCGCGAGGACGAGCGGCCGCAGAGCACCGAGGACGTGGTGGGTCCTTACGCGCTGCAGGACTTCACCCTCTTCCACGTGCTGCGCTACGGCATGCGGCCCAGCCGGATCGCCTTCCTGGCCTGGCACGCCTGGCACGATGCCGCCGCGGGGCAGTGGCCCCCGGGCTTCCCGGCGGACAAGCGGGTGGCCTACGACCTCGACGAGGTGCGGCACTGGCTGGAGGTGTTCGTACGCCGCTTCTTCGCCTCCCAGTTCAAGCGCTCCGCGCTGCCGAACGGGCCGAAGGTCAGCGCCGGCGGCACCATGTCGCCGCGCGGGGACTGGCGGATGCCCTCGGACGCGAGCCCTGCCGCCTGGCTGGCCGACCTCGAGTCGGTGCCCCCGTCCTGA
- a CDS encoding tetratricopeptide repeat protein yields the protein MDESFEELQAPPVVFPGQRGHEAAYSTAHDLLSRRAPVEALEVIEPALAEEPTNTGLRSLRAWAFLIRAQLGRAEEELTSLVADNPDDDWARHALGRALERQSRFAEALPHLRLAAAMSGEPEHETAVLRVERRLAEIGERSYDDLA from the coding sequence ATGGACGAGTCGTTCGAGGAGCTCCAGGCCCCGCCGGTGGTGTTTCCGGGCCAGCGCGGCCACGAGGCGGCGTACAGCACCGCCCACGACCTGCTGTCGCGCCGGGCGCCGGTGGAGGCCCTCGAGGTGATCGAGCCGGCCCTGGCCGAGGAGCCCACCAACACCGGACTGCGCTCGCTGCGGGCGTGGGCGTTCCTGATCCGCGCCCAGCTCGGGCGGGCCGAGGAGGAGCTCACGTCCCTGGTCGCCGACAACCCCGACGACGACTGGGCGCGCCACGCGCTCGGGCGTGCGCTGGAGCGCCAGTCGCGCTTCGCCGAGGCGCTCCCGCACCTGCGCCTCGCGGCGGCGATGAGCGGCGAGCCCGAGCACGAGACCGCGGTGCTGCGGGTGGAGCGGCGCCTCGCCGAGATCGGCGAGCGCTCGTACGACGACCTGGCCTGA
- the panB gene encoding 3-methyl-2-oxobutanoate hydroxymethyltransferase: MSEETAPYGSGAAATETAATPRKRIRTHHLRELKERGERFAMLTAYDQYTAQVFDEAGIEVLLVGDSASNNVFGNETSLPVTVDELIPLTRAVSRSARRALVVGDLPFGSYQASPEQGYLTAVRFMKEGGAHCVKLEGGEEMAPVITRMVQGGIPVMAHIGFTPQSEHTLGGYRVQGRGETAQRILADARAVEAAGAFAVVMEMVPGDVAAEVTRELSIPTIGIGAGNQCDGQVLVWQDAFGLRTGKMPRFVKQYADVRTALLDGARAYAEDVRAGTFPGPEHTF, from the coding sequence ATGAGCGAAGAGACCGCGCCGTACGGCAGCGGCGCGGCGGCCACCGAGACCGCCGCCACCCCCCGCAAGCGGATCCGCACCCACCACCTGCGCGAGCTGAAGGAGCGCGGCGAGCGCTTCGCGATGCTCACCGCCTACGACCAGTACACCGCCCAGGTCTTCGACGAGGCGGGCATCGAGGTGCTGCTCGTCGGCGACAGCGCCTCCAACAACGTCTTCGGCAACGAGACCTCGCTGCCGGTCACGGTCGACGAGCTGATCCCGCTCACCCGTGCGGTCTCCCGCTCCGCGCGCCGGGCGCTGGTCGTCGGCGACCTGCCGTTCGGGTCCTACCAGGCCTCCCCCGAGCAGGGCTACCTCACCGCGGTGCGGTTCATGAAGGAGGGCGGGGCGCACTGCGTCAAGCTCGAGGGCGGCGAGGAGATGGCGCCGGTCATCACCCGCATGGTCCAGGGCGGCATCCCGGTGATGGCGCACATCGGCTTCACTCCGCAGAGCGAGCACACCCTCGGCGGCTACCGCGTCCAGGGCCGCGGCGAGACCGCCCAGCGCATCCTCGCCGACGCCCGCGCGGTCGAGGCGGCCGGCGCGTTCGCGGTCGTGATGGAGATGGTGCCCGGCGACGTGGCCGCGGAGGTCACCCGCGAGCTGTCGATCCCCACCATCGGCATCGGCGCCGGCAACCAGTGCGACGGCCAAGTGCTGGTGTGGCAGGACGCCTTCGGGCTGCGCACCGGCAAGATGCCGCGCTTCGTCAAGCAGTACGCCGACGTGCGCACCGCCCTGCTCGACGGCGCTCGCGCGTACGCCGAGGACGTCCGGGCCGGGACGTTCCCCGGGCCCGAGCACACCTTCTGA
- a CDS encoding response regulator transcription factor, which translates to MSGSIRLLLAVDPMLAADTLVAGDSPLTPRESDVLRAARDGASVAVIAARLFLSEGTVRNHLSAAIGKTGATNRAEAVLTADGHGWL; encoded by the coding sequence GTGAGCGGGAGCATCCGGCTGCTGCTCGCCGTCGACCCGATGCTGGCCGCCGACACCCTCGTGGCCGGGGACTCCCCGCTCACGCCGCGCGAGAGCGACGTCCTGCGCGCCGCCCGCGACGGCGCCTCGGTGGCCGTGATCGCCGCCCGGCTGTTCCTCTCCGAGGGCACGGTGCGCAACCACCTCTCCGCCGCGATCGGCAAGACTGGCGCCACCAACCGGGCCGAGGCGGTGCTGACCGCCGACGGGCACGGGTGGCTCTGA
- a CDS encoding MarR family winged helix-turn-helix transcriptional regulator yields MSDLPGSPPFSPTVMLLTVARVWDAAYAEALKPLGLTTRKYGLLGHVRGTPGISFSELARRSRITVQSAHTAVAAFVTAGLVDDGTAHAGSASTLQVTAAGEELLARAAEVVARLDEEFAGRHPGLTEALAAEWRGIVDERG; encoded by the coding sequence ATGTCCGACCTGCCTGGATCGCCGCCGTTCAGCCCGACCGTCATGCTCCTGACCGTCGCCCGGGTCTGGGACGCGGCGTACGCCGAGGCGCTCAAGCCGCTGGGCCTGACCACCCGCAAGTACGGACTGCTGGGTCATGTCCGCGGCACCCCGGGGATCTCGTTCAGCGAGCTGGCCCGGCGCTCGCGGATCACCGTGCAGAGTGCGCACACCGCCGTCGCGGCCTTCGTCACCGCCGGGCTCGTGGACGACGGGACGGCGCATGCCGGGTCTGCCTCGACCCTGCAGGTGACGGCCGCGGGGGAGGAGCTGCTGGCCCGCGCCGCTGAGGTGGTGGCTCGGCTGGACGAGGAGTTCGCGGGGCGGCACCCGGGGCTGACCGAGGCGCTGGCGGCCGAGTGGCGCGGGATCGTGGACGAACGGGGCTGA